A region of Haloplanus sp. XH21 DNA encodes the following proteins:
- a CDS encoding Hsp20/alpha crystallin family protein, producing MGGLGFPSQLFETGSNDCELYEADDEFVLSVEMPGFDPAEIDVTWDDGVLNIAAEHTDESRSHRRTYHRRFRFPKSVDVEDISATYHNGILEVRLPVLEDATQGTTIEIEH from the coding sequence ATGGGTGGTCTCGGCTTCCCGAGTCAGTTGTTCGAAACCGGCAGCAACGACTGCGAACTGTACGAGGCGGACGACGAGTTCGTCCTGAGCGTCGAGATGCCGGGGTTCGACCCCGCCGAAATCGACGTGACGTGGGACGACGGCGTCCTCAACATCGCCGCCGAACACACGGACGAATCGCGGTCGCACCGGCGGACCTACCACCGCCGGTTCCGGTTCCCCAAGTCGGTCGACGTCGAGGACATCTCGGCGACCTATCACAACGGAATCCTCGAGGTTCGACTGCCCGTCCTCGAGGACGCGACGCAGGGAACCACGATCGAGATCGAACACTAA
- a CDS encoding DUF6149 family protein: MLLDQDRHHWLAKRALTSERFAAIAQRRLVSVHVDVFTDRSAPGHADERRAYFASLFDGLIDGYRVALDEGNPEAGARECVHVMANLDFWIHGWTELMEFPAAGLDPHLERHRAFFERHGVTREDPLGAFRPDDLPDAPATPERRSDPTFPNATAGYADDVYVEDAAGEIHVGADQPNPDDVDLSQLPAYMAEMEAKYDVSPSIAELDLPAFSE, encoded by the coding sequence GTGTTACTCGATCAGGACCGTCACCACTGGCTGGCCAAACGCGCGCTCACGTCCGAGCGCTTCGCGGCCATCGCCCAGCGCCGACTCGTCAGCGTTCACGTCGACGTTTTCACCGACCGGAGCGCCCCTGGCCACGCCGACGAGCGGCGCGCGTATTTCGCGTCCCTGTTCGACGGCCTCATCGACGGCTACCGGGTCGCCTTGGACGAGGGAAACCCCGAGGCGGGCGCCCGCGAATGCGTCCACGTCATGGCCAACCTCGATTTCTGGATCCACGGCTGGACGGAGTTGATGGAGTTCCCCGCCGCGGGACTCGACCCCCATCTCGAGCGCCACCGGGCCTTTTTCGAGCGCCACGGCGTCACTCGCGAGGATCCGCTCGGCGCGTTCCGCCCGGACGACCTGCCGGACGCCCCGGCGACGCCGGAGCGACGGAGCGACCCCACGTTCCCCAACGCGACCGCTGGCTACGCCGACGACGTGTACGTCGAGGACGCCGCCGGCGAGATTCACGTCGGCGCAGACCAACCGAACCCCGACGACGTGGATCTGTCCCAACTCCCCGCGTATATGGCCGAGATGGAGGCGAAATACGACGTCTCGCCGTCGATTGCGGAGCTGGATCTCCCGGCCTTTTCGGAGTAA
- a CDS encoding TVP38/TMEM64 family protein, producing MLMPTWQRRTLQILPLFGLVFVIGVHWLYSPAALFENLDERGWMLVAVGVTIFYLIRPFVLWPLSLASVFLGYLVGFPSGVPLVLTGTLVTCFPPFLLADYFQDVNGYVSQISATGESIVTTTGELRGMVAARLSPAPADSVSIGAGLAGISSWYFALGTLIGELPWAIFYVTIGQSLQSFSSGTVQTVNIEFLLIVSCIAVLLLARPIYQFIFQTQ from the coding sequence ATGTTGATGCCAACTTGGCAAAGACGGACACTCCAGATTCTCCCTCTATTCGGCCTCGTCTTTGTCATCGGTGTTCACTGGTTATATTCGCCAGCGGCCTTATTCGAGAATCTCGACGAACGTGGATGGATGCTCGTAGCCGTTGGCGTGACTATCTTCTATCTGATTCGTCCCTTCGTACTCTGGCCGCTGAGCCTCGCCTCTGTGTTCCTCGGGTATCTCGTCGGATTTCCGAGTGGCGTGCCGCTCGTCTTGACTGGAACCTTGGTCACGTGTTTCCCGCCGTTCCTTCTCGCAGACTACTTTCAGGATGTGAATGGCTACGTCTCACAGATCTCGGCAACTGGTGAGTCTATTGTGACGACGACAGGCGAACTTCGGGGGATGGTCGCCGCTCGACTATCACCCGCGCCCGCAGATAGTGTCTCCATTGGCGCTGGCTTGGCCGGTATCTCCAGTTGGTACTTTGCGCTCGGGACTCTCATCGGTGAACTACCCTGGGCTATCTTCTACGTCACTATCGGACAATCACTCCAAAGCTTCTCTTCGGGTACAGTTCAGACGGTCAATATCGAGTTCCTGCTGATCGTCAGTTGCATTGCAGTGCTTCTGTTAGCACGACCGATCTACCAATTTATATTCCAAACCCAGTAG
- a CDS encoding lysylphosphatidylglycerol synthase transmembrane domain-containing protein: protein MRVLSTVQRSIRQHGLWVTALLTVAVFFGLFVVGDASQVVSALLAVDLWRVGVVFLLATISYGVRFLKWEYYLRHLDIDIPLKTSLIVFFSGLMMVVTPGKAGEVWKAWFLRDLRDVPVSQTASVVGAERVTDLIALSAFAFLGLLIYQRSSAVLIGVILLFLLGISLLQWRTFCLRVLRWLETLPVVGSYATELEEFYENTYTLFQVRPLSIAFLISLVAWGLEGVALWSVLSGFSSEATLLAALFVFGLGSVVGAASLLPGGLAAAEASMVGMLVILGYTQTIAVSATVIIRVGTLWYGAILGTCVFVVYRFVRNQGQVTSPSN from the coding sequence ATGCGTGTCCTTTCGACAGTCCAACGATCGATCCGCCAACACGGGCTCTGGGTCACAGCACTCCTGACGGTTGCCGTGTTCTTTGGGCTGTTCGTCGTCGGTGATGCCTCGCAAGTTGTTTCGGCACTCCTTGCGGTTGATCTCTGGCGGGTTGGTGTTGTGTTCCTCCTCGCTACGATTAGCTACGGTGTACGGTTTCTCAAGTGGGAATACTATCTCCGCCACTTAGACATTGACATCCCACTCAAGACGAGTCTGATCGTGTTTTTTAGCGGCCTGATGATGGTCGTGACACCTGGAAAAGCAGGTGAAGTCTGGAAGGCATGGTTCCTCCGCGACCTCCGCGATGTACCAGTCAGTCAGACAGCGTCCGTGGTCGGTGCTGAGAGAGTGACTGATCTGATCGCGCTATCGGCGTTCGCGTTTCTCGGCCTACTCATCTATCAGCGATCGTCCGCCGTATTGATCGGCGTGATCCTCCTGTTCCTTCTCGGCATCAGCCTGCTTCAGTGGCGAACGTTTTGTCTGCGTGTTTTGAGATGGTTGGAGACGCTTCCGGTTGTCGGGTCGTATGCAACTGAGTTAGAGGAGTTCTATGAGAATACGTACACGCTGTTCCAGGTGCGACCGCTCAGTATCGCGTTTCTCATTAGCCTCGTTGCGTGGGGCTTAGAGGGAGTTGCGCTGTGGTCGGTACTAAGTGGGTTCAGTTCAGAAGCGACCCTCCTCGCCGCGTTGTTCGTGTTCGGGTTGGGATCGGTCGTGGGTGCGGCCAGCCTCCTCCCCGGGGGATTAGCGGCCGCAGAAGCCAGTATGGTCGGGATGCTCGTCATCTTAGGATACACCCAGACTATTGCGGTGAGTGCGACGGTAATTATCCGGGTTGGCACGCTCTGGTACGGAGCAATCCTAGGAACGTGTGTCTTTGTCGTCTACCGGTTTGTGAGAAATCAGGGTCAAGTCACAAGCCCGAGCAACTGA
- a CDS encoding PHP domain-containing protein, translated as MNRYDLQVHTDASPCSRASPADVVNAAVDAGLDGIAITNHDTLAGYDEVADLAPAGLTVIPGVEVTTTQGHLLALYVNDEPPQADPVTVIEHVHEQDGIAILSHPFDRFREYYDTDLDAVASRVDAVEAQNSRCLLPRFNRRAREFATQHDLAITGGSDAHFPMEVGRSTTLCDQSLRAAIESTTTQTAGRGGYLSGHTATKLNDALRMVNL; from the coding sequence GTGAATCGATACGACCTCCAAGTCCATACCGACGCCTCACCGTGCTCACGAGCATCTCCCGCTGACGTTGTTAATGCGGCTGTTGATGCCGGATTAGATGGAATTGCTATCACAAATCACGATACGTTGGCGGGATACGATGAGGTCGCCGATCTCGCGCCTGCTGGCCTAACTGTGATTCCTGGTGTGGAAGTAACGACGACACAGGGCCACCTTCTCGCGTTGTACGTCAACGATGAACCACCGCAAGCGGACCCAGTAACCGTAATTGAACACGTCCACGAGCAAGATGGGATTGCGATCCTCTCACATCCGTTTGACCGATTTCGAGAGTATTACGACACAGACCTCGACGCAGTTGCCTCACGCGTTGATGCTGTTGAGGCTCAAAATTCACGTTGTCTGCTCCCCCGATTCAACCGTCGTGCCCGGGAGTTCGCTACACAGCACGACTTAGCGATCACGGGCGGAAGTGATGCCCACTTTCCGATGGAGGTGGGACGGTCTACAACACTGTGTGATCAGTCACTCCGTGCGGCTATCGAATCTACAACGACCCAGACAGCAGGACGAGGGGGGTACCTCTCAGGTCATACTGCGACAAAACTGAATGACGCACTCAGAATGGTGAATCTCTGA
- a CDS encoding UbiA prenyltransferase family protein: MLLGIVFSQNILNWDAWLSLMVGIVAFTTVASATYIFNDISDVEEDRNHPEKQHRPIASGQVSVPVAVIFGLILAGIGLGAAYSLGPLFLAVLLAYLAQNALYSLVLKQFVFVDVLIVAIGFVLRAIAGVIAIEVFLSPWLIVSTFLLALVLAFGKRRNELEVATNPEETRDVLGEYSENNIDQLLVMVMATLLMSYSLYTFSRTDPTMMATLPFAFFGVFRYHHLVHTTNIAGQPEYLLTDRPSVVNLILWSVVAIAVLYNVPEIAVEVIQ, encoded by the coding sequence ATGCTTCTCGGGATCGTCTTTTCGCAGAATATTCTTAATTGGGATGCCTGGCTTAGCCTCATGGTCGGCATTGTGGCGTTCACAACTGTCGCCAGCGCAACATACATTTTCAACGACATTAGCGACGTTGAAGAAGACCGCAATCATCCGGAAAAACAGCACCGTCCAATTGCAAGCGGACAGGTGTCAGTCCCGGTTGCCGTAATCTTCGGTCTCATCTTAGCTGGTATCGGGCTCGGAGCCGCCTACAGTCTCGGCCCCCTCTTTCTCGCAGTTTTACTTGCCTACCTCGCACAGAACGCCCTGTATTCGCTCGTTCTGAAGCAGTTCGTCTTCGTTGATGTACTGATCGTCGCTATCGGGTTCGTGCTCCGCGCTATCGCGGGAGTCATCGCTATCGAGGTATTCTTGAGTCCGTGGTTAATAGTGAGTACGTTCCTCCTTGCGTTGGTACTCGCGTTTGGAAAGCGTCGGAATGAACTGGAGGTGGCGACCAACCCAGAGGAAACACGTGATGTCTTGGGCGAGTATTCGGAGAACAATATTGATCAACTCCTTGTGATGGTGATGGCAACTCTGCTGATGTCGTACTCGCTCTACACGTTCTCACGGACGGACCCGACGATGATGGCAACGCTCCCGTTCGCATTTTTTGGCGTGTTTCGCTATCACCATCTTGTCCACACAACGAATATTGCTGGTCAGCCCGAATATCTCCTCACGGATCGCCCCTCCGTCGTGAATCTTATCCTCTGGAGTGTCGTCGCTATTGCTGTCCTCTACAACGTGCCAGAGATAGCTGTTGAGGTGATACAGTGA
- a CDS encoding NAD-dependent epimerase/dehydratase family protein, which yields MSTTEQMDSTDSQYDSVVVTGGTGFLGLHTCQYFAEQGWDVTALDLKPFNEEDDTEDIDYIEGDVRDEEKVSEAIEEADADVIVHSAAALPLWDDDEIWEVTVEGTRSVLWAAKEHDVERVVYISSTAVYGTHDTHPITEESPLDGVGPYGDAKIEAENVCRDFRRMGMCVPIIRPKTFIGPQRLGVFQVLFDWIEDGANIPMVGWGNNKYQLLHVHDLVRAIEMMFTLDESEVNDEFNVGATEYGAMKEDFQAPIDEAGTRKRVVGTPATLTRFALRVLNKLNLSPLYPWVYETAHEDSYVSVEKLCNLGWEPEYSNQEALVDTYQWYLENYEESEDETGKDHRVAWDQGALEIVKKVFKQF from the coding sequence ATGAGTACGACTGAGCAGATGGACTCCACGGATAGCCAGTATGATTCTGTCGTGGTCACTGGTGGAACTGGCTTTCTGGGACTTCACACGTGCCAGTACTTTGCTGAGCAGGGCTGGGACGTAACCGCACTCGATCTCAAACCGTTCAACGAGGAAGACGATACGGAAGACATCGACTACATAGAGGGGGATGTGCGTGACGAGGAGAAAGTATCCGAGGCAATCGAGGAAGCTGACGCGGATGTCATCGTCCACAGTGCGGCGGCGCTCCCGCTGTGGGACGACGACGAAATCTGGGAGGTGACAGTCGAGGGTACTCGCTCGGTATTGTGGGCCGCAAAAGAACACGATGTCGAGCGGGTGGTCTATATTTCGTCCACAGCTGTCTACGGTACCCACGATACCCATCCAATTACCGAGGAATCGCCGTTAGACGGTGTCGGACCCTACGGAGACGCGAAGATCGAAGCAGAGAACGTCTGTCGAGACTTCCGTCGAATGGGGATGTGCGTTCCGATTATTCGCCCGAAGACGTTCATCGGGCCACAGCGACTTGGCGTGTTCCAGGTCTTGTTCGACTGGATCGAGGATGGTGCAAACATCCCGATGGTCGGGTGGGGAAACAACAAGTATCAGTTACTCCACGTTCACGATCTCGTTCGAGCAATCGAGATGATGTTCACCTTGGATGAAAGCGAGGTGAATGACGAGTTCAACGTGGGTGCGACGGAATACGGGGCGATGAAAGAAGACTTCCAAGCCCCGATTGACGAAGCGGGGACAAGGAAGCGAGTTGTCGGAACGCCAGCGACACTGACCCGCTTTGCTCTCCGAGTGTTGAACAAACTCAATTTGTCACCACTCTACCCGTGGGTATATGAAACGGCTCACGAGGACTCGTACGTCTCCGTCGAGAAGCTTTGTAACCTCGGCTGGGAACCAGAGTACTCGAACCAAGAGGCGCTGGTTGACACGTATCAGTGGTACTTAGAAAACTATGAAGAAAGTGAAGATGAAACGGGGAAAGATCATCGTGTTGCGTGGGATCAAGGAGCTTTAGAGATAGTTAAGAAGGTTTTCAAGCAATTTTAG